Part of the Halalkalibacter krulwichiae genome is shown below.
GATGTGTGTAAAATCATGAGCAACCCAAGTCGAAATTAATTCTTTTACTTTGACTGGACCAAATTCTGGGTGTACACCGGTTAAATCTAGCTGTACGTCCGATGTAATTAGGCTTTTAAGTTTTTCTATGTTTTCATGTCTTATCTTTTTAAATTCTATTAAATTTTGCTCAATTGACATTTTTGTTGAATCGTCTATGTGTGAAAAGCGATTAAAAGCTGGGAAGGGTTTGCTTTCTCCTTTTTGAAGCATGAATTCTAGCCTAGGGATCCAATTCGTCCTTTCACCTTCTATTAGGTGCTCAATAACTTCAGTAGCGTTCCAAGTTCCTTGCCCTTCGTTACATGTAACCCACTCACTAGATAAGTTAGACAAAAAGACTGCTAAAGTTTGTGGAGTGCGTTCTAGTATTTCAATTGATTCATTTAAATTAAAATTCATATAATTACTCCTTTCACTTTTTTCTATTAATTAAGATAGGAAGGGAAGACTGAGGAGTTTTTACAAGTGAAACAGTCACTTTGCAGATGCTAACCTTTAGAAGATTTATAGCTTGGCTCATCTAACATTGTACTGTCCTATCTTCTTGCTCCAATACGAAATTAGGGTTTAATAACTGTTCTTTTTGAAATAGTATTATGTTTGGTACCTTGAAAAGATGTTACTTCTTTTACGATAATGATTAATGTAAGTATTTACAAGAGCAAATGTCAGTAAAGAGTGATCGATAACAAGGTGATTAAAAATAAAAGTGGAAAAAGGCTATCAGATTTTATTACTATAAGAAGGTAGTGTTCAAATGGAAAATATCATTCTAGCTTCAATAATAGTTTTTGTTGCGGCAATTTTGCAAGCTTGCACGGGATTTGGTTTTTCAATTATGGCCACCCCGTTTCTTCTATTTGTATTTGAACCACATGTAGCAATTCAAATAAATATTATTTTATCAATTGTTATTTCAATATTTCTCGTTCCACGTGTAAGAAAAGAAGTAGATAAATCATTACTAAAAAGACTTAT
Proteins encoded:
- a CDS encoding DinB family protein, whose product is MNFNLNESIEILERTPQTLAVFLSNLSSEWVTCNEGQGTWNATEVIEHLIEGERTNWIPRLEFMLQKGESKPFPAFNRFSHIDDSTKMSIEQNLIEFKKIRHENIEKLKSLITSDVQLDLTGVHPEFGPVKVKELISTWVAHDFTHITQITRVMAKRYREDVGPWKGYLGILNKG